The nucleotide sequence gtcaggccgcagctctgcagctgcgctgcccggagAGAGCTCGCAGCCCACTGCCCGGAGCATTGCACCGGCGGCGCAGTGAACTgagcctgcaggggaggggagacagcaggcgaggagctggggactagcctcccggccaggagctcaggggccgggcaggaggctcccgcaggctggatgtggccataggccgtagtttgcccacctctgttctacagCCTGAAAGGGCTGCATAGCCTGGGGAAATTGGCAATGGTCTCTCTATCTTTTTAAGTATTTACAAAGTACCTATCACCCTGGAATTTAAGCGCTTTTCACCTCTAAGTTATTGGTTTGAGTCAAATGCAAGTCAGTTCTGATTGAAAGTCTTTATCCTTTAGGAGCCTGTATGAAAAGGAGTCAGACACAATGTTCTAATTCCTAGTGAGCAGATATACACACCACCAAAAAGGTGGTCCTGTGGATAGAGTACTGGACTGAGATTTAGAAGATTTGatttctaatcctggttctgccactgatttgctgtgtgatcttgggcaaatcagttcCCCATTCAGCTctgtctttttagattgtaaacccttGGACAAGGAGTATCTACCAATGGGGATTTATACAGCATTTAGCACAAGTGGCCCTGATTTCAGTTTAGATTTCTAGGcactaatattaataataataattggaagTCTAATCTAAAGGGTTAAGGACTGAATGGACAGAGAGAATGAACTAacctctaaggcctggtctatacttaaaaaaCACAGATATAttggtcagggtgtggggggaaaaaaacacaccacTGACCAATGCTGACTTAACCCCCAGTATCAATGCAGCTATTTCAACAGAAGTATTCCATCAGCGTTGCTACTGTCACTGGGGAAGGTGGTGTTCTGATaccaacagaaaaactccttttgGCAGTGTAGGCTGAGTCTATACTGCACTGCCATAGTGGGCATCATTTCCATAGCGTAGATATACCCTAACTTTTAAAGAGCAATCTGGGGAAGTTAACAATGTCTGGTAGTACACCAGCTCTATGATTCTATccatcaacaaaaagaaaaggagtacttgtggcaccttagagactaaaagaaaaggaggacttgtggcaccttagagactaaccaatttatttgagcatgagctttcatgagctacagctcacttcatcggatgcatactgtgtatgcataaataaattggttagtctctaaggtgccacaagtcctccttttctttttgcgaatacagactaacacggctgttactctgaaaccttagagactaacaaatttatttgagcacaagctttcgtgagctacagctcacttcatctgcatccgatgaagtgagctgtagctcacgaaagcttatgctcaaataaattggttagtctctaaggtgccacaagtactccttttctttttgcggatacagactaacacggctgctactctgaaacctatccaacAACAGAGGACTTCATTTTCTAGTGCTGTCAGTCTAGCATCTTCCTCAATAAGTTTCAACCTTCAAATAATTATTTGAATCAAGCTGCaagttacatttttattattcgATGTTGTTTACACACACATCCCGTATTCATATCAGATCACTCGTCCCATAACAATGTCCTTTCTCTTTCAGAAAAGTTCTATAAAATTGAATAGGAGGGAAACTGAATACAGTTTTTAAAGAATCCTAGAGAATTATTTAACAGGGatttaattctctattaaatttaACAGGATGGGTTAAACTTTTCTGTAGAAAAGTCTCTCTATAAATTCTACAGGATATTTTCCTTAAGGGTCATATTTCCATTTTCTATGGTACTAGTCTGTATTCCACTCTAGGAATTCAGCAGGTTGAGAATAAATAATAAGGATCACTCTAATCAAATTTTAACTCATACCAGTATTTCAAAGAtactatcaggtttcagagtagcagccgtgttagtctgtatttgcaaaaagaaaaggagtactagtggcaccttagagactaaccaatttatttgagcataagctttcgtgagctatagctcactgcatccgatgaagtgagctgtagctcacgaaagcttatgctcaaataaattggttagtctctaaggtgccacttagtactccttttctttttgcaaagataCTATGTGCCTCAATAAGGGTTTTGCAGGGTAGTCCTTAggactctctcttttctctctagAGCTCTACGTAGCTGTGTTTTTATTGTATATCACACTGTTTCAGCACAGTTTTGTTAAAGGTAGTTTATCACCTTATTTGAGTAAAGAACATAATGAATATCTAGGTGGGTTTTATAAATACTAAATCCTTTTTAATCTCCTCCCCATATTCAAATTGTTGCAGCACAATTAATATAATTTAACAAAGTCATAGCTCTACCGATTCATATTACCAAAAGAAGTGTCAAAAGTCTTATATATTCATTCCAGGATATTCTGAGCTTGTAGGAACACTTGATGATACAAAAGCCACACATTAGGTTTAACAGTTTACAGTTTCACTTTGAATAGACACTACTTTGCAGCTAGTTTAGAAGAGATAAAAAAAATTGGGCAGCAACAAGGACTACAATGCTTTGGGGGAGCTTAAGTTTGTGCTTCAGCATTCTTTCAGAAGggacaaaagggggggggggaacttccTGTCATTTCCATTGCTTTCTGCATGTGGGACCAACATGCAGAAAGCATGGGCAATGCAGAGTTTAAACAGTtgcaaatggagggagggaacaTCGTGCCTTGTTTTACATATTTCTCCCTGACTGGGTTGAATTTAACGTGAAGCTGCTCCATTGTTCAGGGCTCCCTGCACCATATATATTGACAGAAGCTACTGTTTACATGGACTTTTCATCCCTTCATTGTTTGCTTATGGAAAATAAGGGGGAGTGACaaaaaagagaagggaaagggagagagaagagggaggcACTGACCACAGTGCAGAACCACCCAATAACCTTGTCTTATGTGATCATTAACCTTGCTGGAAAATGCAACTGGCAGTTCATTCTGGAGCTTGTCATTAGGATGTGAGCAGAGACACAGATACTGCAGAGgcattttaaggatttttttatttgctgcaaGTATTATAAATATTTCACCTATTTTGTGTGACTGCAAAATGAGATTCCAACAGCTCCTTTACATCTTATTTTTTCTCATGATGAGTCTTCTCCTTATCAATGGACAGAGGCCAGGTAGGAATTGTGTCCTCACGTTACATGttaatatgtatattttatagGAGTACCGACTATACAGTTTAAGTTTATTGCTTTGACTTTGTTCCAAACACTTATTCTTAGTTATTGTACTTCCATTGCTATttgttttgcagaatttttaaagtcCTGGGTCTAGAGACATATTAATAGTAATAAAGATATACATGTATATAGAGTAACTACCAAAAGGTCTAAAGAAATTAAGATTTAAACCAGATCTAAAGATGTTGCATTTCCATGCCTGCTCCTGAGAAAACACGATCAGACGAATGTTACATCAGCTACATCAAACGTACCTTGGTATGTAGCATCCACAGCACTTAGCTTTGATGATTGACTTGACTAGGCTGAGTTTACGCCCTGATAAAAATCACGATGAAACAAAATGAAGCTGTTAAGACACGTCAACAGCTATAATCACTTTACGGAGCAATACGTATGTTTAAAAGGTCTGGAGTAGCATCTTTGCGAATATTGGATGcgggggatggtggggggggaagagttcTACACTCGTTGCGAGGCAATTTTGTTTACTCCTTACCATGGACGGTAACCTATCATTCAGATCTGGTATCTACGCTGATCGCAATTTTAATGTTTCCTATGACGACTTTAAAGTACTGCTTTGATCATATTTATCATAAAAAGCGGTAGTAAAAAAGAAGCGGTTTGCTGTACAATTATTGTTAGACGGCTCTCAAACAACCAGCCATTCAAAACTTCCACGCACCTATTAAAGAAAACGTAACCGAGGTTTTTGAATGAACAAAATATGGAAGCAAAATTCCAAGCAGTATAATTATAGTCTTTAAGTTAGGCAATTGTGATAACCACACCAACATAAACTCATTTCACTCTATTTCCTGATTAAGGCTAAAGAAAGGGGTCAGCAGGAGCAGAGAAGGTAACAACGCGCCCCACTGCTGATTGCATTTCTGACTCTTCTTTTTGGTTCAGGGGAAGTTTTATCAACTGGGGAGGGAGCACATCTCAAATGTGACCCTATGGCTGTCTTCGTCGGTGCAGAAATCAACGCAAACTGAGTGCTAGTCGCCCGCTGTAGAGCCAGATTGCGCCCTAACTTGAAATTAGAGCATGTAGACAAGGGCTTGGTATACAAAGTATATAAGGAAAGGATTCATCCTGTAAGGTAGAGGGCACTGTGGCCCCGATTCAGAAAGCATTTATTTTACGAAACTGCTCAAAATGTTTGGGGTGCTATACCTTCTGCTCCCGGAACGGTGACTGCTATTTTTGAATATGCTTTGTCAACAAGTTTATGGCACGTGGGGGGACACGCTATTTCTGAAATGGGAAGAAATCTAGAATTTTAAGGGATGTTTtttaaccaacaaaaaaaaaggggggggggggaggctgtgaGGACAAGTAGCACGAATAGTATGGAAGAAGCAGCATGATTCAGTGCAAAGATGTTTGTCTTTCTTTCCGTTCGCTTTGTTGCTTAATATCCAATAGCATTTGCCAGAAATGCTTAGAAATccgggaggaggggaatgcaaaAACAAATAGGTCGGTGTAGGACATCATAGCAGGTTCTTTTGCATGCTGTGTGCTCAGTATTATATACAAGTGTAATTGTCTGATTGTTGAAGTTTTCGATTTAAACGGTGTGGTTTCAATTCCCGCTTCTGCCTTTCAGCTAACCTGGCCCTGCGCAGAAAGCTGCACAGACACAACTGCTCCCACAGGAGATGCATGCCTCTCCACTCCAGAGTGCCCTTCCCCTGAGGTATCTGAAATCCAACCTGGCTTTGCTAAAGTTAGGAGAGTTCGGTAATAAATCCAGGCGCCAAGGAGGATGTAATTACCAAAGCTTCCCTATACATTTCTTTGGAAACACTGCTGAACAGGCTGTCCAGAATAAGCACATTTCCAAATTCTGCTTACATTTCAAAACCGTTTGCGCTGCATTTTACTAACCAAACCACAAACATGATTTCATTTGGTCTCGAGTCCTTGCGATTTCTTTGTTCTGAAAAAAGGGCTTTGAaaaagcaggagggaaaaaatatGCTTTATTTAAACTCCATGGCAGGATCCCAGATGTGCTAGGGTTATtggacttgattacagtgtttTCAGTATGGCAGATTCTGCACAAGAAATCAGCTCCTTTGGATAATGGGCTGTCCCATATTAGCGTTCCCTTATACTTCTCCCCCTAGGCAAATTCAAACTCCCTCCTCTCCTTATACAGGCTGAAAATTCTTGAATCTGTTATATCTGCAACGTTGCTGGGTTAGAAACACTTCCCACTGTACTATTGTAGTTCTGAATACATTTCTCTTTGCATGAAAAAGTAACcccaaatgtttaaaaaggaagcgctggccagtgatgagaaCTTTAGGCTAGGCAGGAAGAGTACTCAGTTAATACCTGtaactgatttgctgtgtgaggtggggcaagtcacttgatctctcttACTCTTTGCCCTGTGttcccccatcagtaaaatggagataccACTTACCTACTTACAAGGGGATTCTGAAGCTTAATTAATGTCAGCAaggggctttgagatccttggatgaaaggctaTGCAGGTGCAAAACATTAATGCTCTATAGCGGATTACAGAATACACATTCAAATATGTGCATATTCAAATACATTCCAGTGACTCCAGAAGCATACAGGTAGCATATGTAAATATAGTAGGTAGGCATCAAAAGGATACCAAGACTCCCTTTCAGGGAAGCATGCAATTTAAGAATTAATAAAACATGCCGTCAATAGTTTTGCATCTTTTAAACTCTTTGTTATAGTCAAGATAATGTGCTAGTCCCAGGCACGTCagcataattaataaataatgacaaAATCTATACTAGGAGGATCCAAGAGCTTTCAATTTGCTAAGTAAGCATATGACTGTGTAAAACAAAAACCGAAGCAGAGCTTCTGACAATGCCATGAATATCATTTCTATCTTGCATAAAGGAAATACACACCACTACCTATCTAAGGGCATCCTTGTTTCCCTGCTACCACCACCATTCAGTAGCAACTGGCTGCACTGATCTATAAACACAATGGTATGTGTATATGCCATACGTACAAAAAGCACAGGAAGCTGGAAAACTGAACGCCTAAGGAATGATTAAGATATCTTCAGCATAACCCCAGATTTACTCCAACATTGCATCGAGGCAGTAACTAGAATATTTTCAGGGTGCAGGTTTAAAAGCATGCTCATATTGAAGTGTGTAAAGATGTTTAAAGATAGATCTGCCTAACTGGTGCTTCAATATTGAGCACAGAGGCCCACCTGCCTGCTCATTTCAACAAGAGACAGTCAAGACAAGATCCCTCATCAGTATCAGCATAAACATAACCAGCTAAGCAATCAGATCAGCTCActcagcaggcaggcaggagctAAATGAGCTGAATGATAGAGAGGGATAGTGGAATTTAGTTTAGGAGCAGGGGGCTTATTGAGTCACTCCTGAATGACTTGCTTCAGTTCTCATTAAGATAGTGGACTCAACACTCCTTTCCCCCAATCCTGCATCTATAGACTAGAGATAGCCTGTGCACAGGCTATCTACATTTTCTCTAATGTGCCCCCGAAATAGTGTATTTGGCTTCAAATTGCACCGTCTGGGTGATAAATATGCACTtactctgttttttttcccccttcttccctgtACAGTATATCAATTTGCCAGACTAAAAGGTATTTTCAACGTTATCTGCTTTCATTCAGGGAGCTGATTTCTAGTAACAAAAAAGTCAGTGACATAGCAAAAAAGGGTACTCATTAATTCATAACCAATTGTATCGACATTTAGCTAAAGACTTGTTATAATACTGTTCTGTCAAGCTGTTTAGAAGTCTACAGGGCTTGAttttggtggggaggaagggtttAGCATCTTCAGCTCttactgatttcagcaggagctgtgggtgctcagtgcttctgaaaaaaatcacaccttatATCCTAAGTGGGCCATTTCCTTTCCAGTTTTAAACTGGACAtatatttttgtgtatttactaAAATTGTAATTTAGCATCTTTATTTAGTTACAGTGGCATCTAGAGACCCCAACCACAATCAGGACCACATTGTAGCAGGACACAtctatagtaagagacagttccaaccccaaagagtttacaatctaaacagacaagagagacaaagaaagtattattattctcattttacagacagagaattGAGGCCTGGATCCACAGAGAGACTTAAGTGATACAATGTGGCGTGTTGCAaaacctaacttttaggtgtcttgaaaatcactgggatatacaaaaagaaaaggagtactagtggcaccttagagactaaccaatttatttgagcataagctttcgtgagctacagctcacttcatcggatgcaacaagtTGCAGTGAGGCACCTAAGGTCCCTATACAAGGAAGGGGGAGAGATAGTTGCTTTAGAAAGGG is from Chelonia mydas isolate rCheMyd1 chromosome 4, rCheMyd1.pri.v2, whole genome shotgun sequence and encodes:
- the APELA gene encoding apelin receptor early endogenous ligand, whose product is MRFQQLLYILFFLMMSLLLINGQRPANLALRRKLHRHNCSHRRCMPLHSRVPFP